From the genome of Pleuronectes platessa chromosome 19, fPlePla1.1, whole genome shotgun sequence:
CCTATGTGAAAAAAggctatttatttttgtttatcaaaaaaaaaagttaccgAACATGCTGTGCATTGCCAggttttgtaaatatattttgtaagaagtgtttttttttttttttcattttctctttcaatgaaaaaaactttgctgTGTCTTAAGTGCATCTGTGTAATAAAGAGTGTGATCCAAACAGCAGTGGGTCGTCTTCCTTAATATAGTTGGATTCTTTGCAGCCCTTATACCCTAAGATGGATGCTTTCATGAAATACGGTATTTGATAAGTATTAATGATGAGTGGTCTGATGCTTGTCCTGCTCTGCCTTGCCCAGGTCTTTGTCCAGTGCCATTGACCCTGGCATCACCATCAGACCTTGCGTAGCTCTCaccacagaggagagaagcaggatGTTCTGCAGGAAGATCCTGTCTGAAAATTGCAAGAAggtacaatgaaataaaacaagctTCGAAGCTTCACCATTTGTATCCTTTTCGTGATGAAGCCAGATGTTCATCGAAACGTTGTCCTGACCCACTGCAAGTATTAAATATGTTATTCACAATGCTTGCAGGGGAAAGCCTCTCGCGTTAGTATACCTGtgcagaaaagaaagagactGCAGGGCGTCAAAAGAAAGCTGCAGTTCATTCCAGTGGACAGGTATGGGATAGTCTCTTCAGCGAGTGATCACTATCAAACAGAACAATAATATTTCATCTCAGTTCATTTCCATCTTTTTGCAGGAGAAGTGAAGCGCCCAGCAAGCAACGCATgaccaaataaaacatgaatttgaATTCAAAATGTGCATGTAGAACAATGTTTGATGTAACAGTCTGCAGGTTGTTGGATAATTACTTTGTACTTAATTTAAGTGTTAGTTTGTTGAAAGTTTCTTGTTAGTTTTTATGTTCCGAACTAATGGAAGTTTGATATTTTGGAACATACCCTTTATTTTTaagttcacattttttttttttttttgagaaaacGATGATTAATGCCTTGTCTATAATGTTACACAAGTTATACATTTATTAGAGCGTCCAAAATTCGCAGTgatatatgggggggggggggggagttcaaGTTTAATCTTTTGTTCATGCAGCAAATAACGGGAATTTcgttttggaggaaaaaagtaAATTCTAATATGCAGAATCTTAGTATTTTTGTTTAATgctgttatatattatatatttaattcccACTGGGTTGTCATTGGCCATAGATGAAATGGGTTTCTCTTCGCACTGCAGCTGTTTATAGAAGATCTTTAATGTGTCATCTTTATTGCAAAACATGTTCCTATGGAGTTATTTCTTGACGTtaacatttatatacattttatagcTCTGTAATATTAAGGCATTGCTTCCAGTGGTGTTGACGTTTTTCAATAAAGTTGTTATCAGCAAGTAagatacacaaacactgtgtttaATGAATTTAAGATCTTATACATTTGTGAGCACTGAAGGTATGAGGTCCGTGGAGCACGCCATTTTTCACTTTATGATTTGATAGAGAAACATTGAAGTTGTGACTAAGGAAAGCTTGAGTAGATAatcatagaataaaaaaaaatgttttgttaaataATCCACTACATTGTTTTAAACTAGGttgattaattaaaacaaaagtagttttcattaaaaaatttaaaaaatgctcCACTCCCAAACAGTAGGCGGCGGTACTTCATTTTAACGATGATTGACTTCCTCCGTAAACCGGAAAAGATaaagacagagaatctgacCTTCCGCGGTAGGTTACTCCTGCAAGCATGGCTGCCCGAGCACTGACCAAAGGTAAAACTAAACTTTTCAGTGTCACCTGGTTGTTTGTAAGTGCAGTTCACAGCTCTAGCCAGCAAACCTGTGGCTTTGATTGTATGCATTTATCGGTTAGCGACTGACCGCTAACGCCAGCAGTAGCAGAGTAGCTAGCCGAGATGCTAGCTGTCAGTGCTCCCTTGTTACGAGTTAACGTCACATGTCTGTTTCTCGCTCAGGACTGTTGGGGCTGCGGCAGCTGCGAGCTGTTACCACCGGATACTCGTGTGGTGGACACCAATATGCTACCGCTACGTCCGCTAAACCTCTTCAACCTGCACACGACGACGTGTCAGGTGAGTCACCGGAGCAGGGATGGACGAGTGAGAACGAGCTGTGTGTTGTCCCTCAGATTAACATTAGTGTGATGTCTCTTTCCTGCAGAAAAGGTCCTGAGCCTGCCTCTGGACAAACCGGACTTTTTCCGTGTGGCTGAGCTCTTCTCGGTGAAAGACCTGTTCGACGCCAGAGTTCATCTCGGACATAAGCAAGGCTGCAGGCACAGGTCGGTTTGACTTTACACACGTTGTAATCAAAGTGAATCCCTGTTGTTGAGAGGCTGGTTCAGAAGGTGTGGGGGTTGTTTACTTTACCATGTAGTTACCTTCAGAGAAGCAGATGAAAgcttgtgatttttttattgatctATTTAATTGGAAAAAACGAATTATTGTTTTGGTGTCTAAACATGTATGAATGGTTTCTTGAAATGTCTTATGTAGTCCAATATCGGTCAAACATCTAAAGATATTCAGATTACCATTGTAGAAAagttcaaacaggaagtggaaaagTCTTGATCAAACGTTTATtaatcaaaaatgttttttgattGACTTATATATTATACTAATGTATCTGATCTGGTGAGTTTTGATAATTGTTGAtacttttcttgtttttgctcTGTCATCCcgcacatttattaaaaatgaaacactctGCACTTTACCAATTGTCTTTCTGATCACGTTTGAACTTTCCTGTAATTATCTCTCCCTCAATATCCAGACTTATGGAGCCCTACCTGTACGGCTGCCGCTTGGACCAAGATATAATCGATCTTGACCAGACTGTGGATCACCTTCAGCAAGCCCTGAACTTCACTGCCCACGTTGCGTACCGTGGCGGCGTCATCCTGTTCGTCAGCCGCCGCCGTCAGTTCGGCCACCTGGTGGAGAGCACCGCTCAAGAGTGCGGGGAATACGCCCACACGCGGTACTGGCAGGGGGGGCTCCTCACCAACGCCCCCATCCAGTACGGCCCAGGCGTCCGCTTGCCAGACCTCATCGTCTTCCTGTCCACCCTCAACAACGTGTTCCAGCAGCACGTGGGCATCAGAGACGCAGCGAAGATGAACATTCCCACAGTGGGTGTGGTGGACTCGAACTGTAACCCCTGCCTCATCACCTACCCCGTGCCTGGGAATGACGACACTCTGGCTGCCATGGAGCTGTACTGTCGCTTATTCAAGATGACCATCAGCCGCGCCAAAGACAAAAGGCGGCAGATGGAGCTGGTCCACGGCCTCACTGCTCCCTCCACGCCAAGCTCATGACATATCTCCTGATACAAGAGACATTAATTCATGTGTATTAATGAGTTCAGACTGGCTGCTGCTCCCATTCATCAGCTATATTTAGAAAAGCTCTGATGTTGGTGTATGGGGCCTAGTTGAATTAGCCAGTGCTGTCTTTGTATAAAGACTGAAGTTGTGTAAATGCATCTTGTTTCCGTTTCATGGGCGTCTCGTCGTAACTCAACATTTTCCCCATACCAGACCTGTAAGAGAGGAGGGTTGCAGATGACTTGTGAAGGTATAAATTATGTTGTGCATCACTGTTGATGTCTAAAATCAGGCAGCTCTTTGTGTTACTGCCATATTCACACTCGCAAGTGTTAGAACATAATGTTATTAACTAAAACCCCTTTACATTAGGGAAGCACCAATCTGACCTTGGATTTTAGTATCAATCTGAGAATCAACCCAATACCAGTGTTTAATCAGATGGAGGGCTGTGCAATATAACCACAATCTCAACTATTTAAACAATAGAAGATAATATGAAACAAGGATTTTCTATCGTCACatagtacttttttttttttttgttctcttcaTGCTTATTAGCTCTCCAAGCAAGTAAGCACATATAGAAGGAAACAATGAATAGTTCTACACTTCTTACTGAAATCCAGTCACGATTAGACCTGTGCGTCCCCTGGTTTACGTTATATCTTCATCTCTAGTCACAAGATTCTTGTCATGCTTCCACTGTCTTGTACCCATGAGCCTTTGTAGGTTAAACCCATTAAATACAAGGCAACACATGGACTCATTTCAAACATTGTATGTGCGGCAACATGTCGCAACAAAAGGTCATATAgcctttaaatgaataaatgcataTTGTGTGTATATAACTTGGAGACTGTTACTCTGACTCCAATGTGGTCATTTCTTATCCTCTGGTGAATCCTCATCCATTCCACTGTTGGATTATTTTTTTGACCACAACtatctttttttccatttatattatatatttttagctACTTTATTCATGTACTCCACTACAATCCAGATTCAAATAATGCATTTAATCAAAGATTATTTTATCCCTGTGGGGGGGATTATAAGCTATATGACACTAAATTCAGTAAATAAAATAAGCCTGTCCATTACCTGCTGCAACAATAAAGTACACATTAATGCATCGATAACGAAATCCAATAAGTGGTGCAAAGTAACTATGTATTCCAAGTATTTGCTCAGGTACTGAGCTGCAACCAACATGACCCTTCTGGCCAAAATGAAAAGCTGCAGGCAGATttaagaaatacatttatacattttggaaatatttgattgaaaaacatttttttttatatatatatatagatttcatttcaataaaataaaattaggcgcttttgtattttttacaaatgtgaAGAAAAGGCTAACGGCAtgtaaatcttttattttcctcttcgaactcaaaatgcagcccagtaaaaggttttaatattataatctGAGTTCAGCAAGACCATGTAAATTTGCCATTGactatttgatttattgttcTCTGGGGTATTAGttaagatttaataaaaaaatttcatGTGATTGTTTGAAAAGTAAAGATACGTTTCTATTGTCTTAGATTTAACTGGTTTTAAGAAGTTAaaagaatataaaacatataattttctttttaaactcttttaatTTGTCATATGTAATAACGTTTTACGTGGCTATATTGTTAGTGGGCTTAATAGGTCTACCTACAAGACAAAAGTgaacaaatatacaaatgtcataaaaaaaactgaaactaacCAAGTGgcctattgttttttttagcaaaatgaaaatatttaagTGTCCTGTTAATGCTCATAATTAAAATCCTCCATGTATAACAAGAGGTAAATACAGTATATGTAAGACAGGGTGTGCTGTTGACATGTGTTATTCCTCACATAGAGACAGGGACATGAGGctcacacacgcgcgcgcgcgcacactcacacagagcagATTTATGTCGGCAGAATAAAGAAGCAGCTCCCGCATCCTCCCCTTTAAAGCAGCGGCGCAGTGATGAGTCGCTGGGAAACAGAGGTTTCGTGTCTGAGCCGCAGTAGTGTCCTCTCAGATTTTAAGATTTCTTCATTAACGGATTTTCTCTCGATTGCAGCTCAAGGCGTTTCTCGtcctttttcatttcctccGGGCTGCGGCGGAGAGTTCCCTGCACCAGATGGATCCTGAACCACAAACTGCTCCGTTTCAAGGACGCGATCATGATCGGTGTTGTCTTTCCTGCGAATGATTCATGTTtgaggaggaagaaagggatGGATGAGGACACGGTGCTGTGGAGTTGAGATCCtggctggttgtgtgtgtgttggtgcaggaAACATCATGGCTTCATAATCACACGCGTCTTTTTGAGGTTATTTGTGTAACTGGtgtggatctgctgctgctgacgatgaggaggatgatgatgtgaggatgtgaggatgtgatctctgctctctgcctccacacacgcacacgcgcgcgCTCATGATGCCCAGGGCTGTGAGGAGACTGGTGCACATGGTGCTGTTCTGCCCTCTGTCCAAAGGCCTGCAGGTACTGTCTGTGTGGGAGCGTCAGGATCATGTCACaagttgtggttgtgttgttgtcaggGTCCACtgcagtgcatgtgtgtccAACCATCTGTTCGCATGGGCAGTTCACTCCAGGTCGAAACCTTAGAAACAGTAACGTTTGCGAAATAGCAGAAGCGAGAGCAAAAGTAAAAGGAATCAATACAATGcatgatatttaatttaaagcaaATGAATCAACTAAAACAAGAGAGAAACTAAAATAACTCGCAATGTTTTGCCTGAAATGGAAactttatgtatttaaatacgTATAAAATGTTCATGTACCTTTATTACATAAAGTGATTCAAGGGTCAGATGTAATGAAGAGTTTTTTTATCATGTTGAGCCTTGTaggcaaaataaatgttgtgagTGTAAGATTGAGCTTTAGATTGTTCTGTAAGTTATTCTGTACTTTATTACGTTAAACTGAAAACCCACAATgtacttgtgttttcatttagtaAATACTATAATACTAAAACGTGTGACAGAAATGTGAGCATAATCACTTCATACCACAATAAACTCTAGAATTAAGTGAAATCAGGGAATACAGTAGAATAAAAGTAGGTACTAAGTTGGATTTTGAAAGCAAAACTTTGCAATGTAATATGTTCTGTGCTCCGATGCACTTGTACTTctatttaatatcatttttccATCATCGACTATATTGTATCCTGAGGTCAAGACACCAGCTGTTCTCTCGGTCACTGCGCTGTTGCGTTTGTCGTCCTGATTCTACAACCAGCTGTCTCGTTCTCTTGGCTCAccgttttctgttttctcctgcCCCTGCTTCCCTCCGAAGAGTCGTCTCCCGGCCCTTAAGGTGAAGTACCTTCTCCTGGCATGGCTGGGCATCCTGGTCGCCAGCTGGGTCCTCTACATGCAGTACGCCTCTTACTCGGAGCTCTGCCGCGGGCATGTCTGCCATATGGTCATCGTAAGTACAGTCTCAGAACTTTGACGCTCACAGCACAATGAACATATCAGAAAGGCCACGAATCCAGTAACTACATCACCACAGATATCCCCTATATGCACCTTTTAGTGGGCTGCAATCTTTCCTACAACTGCAGTCTTCAGCTGCTTTTGCCTGAAACACTGAACACTGGAGATCCTGTGGACATTCACGGAGTGGCTGTACGTGAGAAcgcaaaatgtcagagtgagaggctccgCATTTTCCGCAGGCTTTCTCCAGCCGATCCTCTAGTATAGAGTCCGCAGAATGGATGTAGGAGCCGATgtcagaacacagcaggagatcctctatACAGGAAACATTGTAAAAACATATTGATTTCGATGTTGGCCGAACAGAGAAATATTGGTTGTGCACATGTGTTAGGAATCCACCGCAGAAAGTCCACACCCAATTCTCCAGTGAAGTCCATGTCTGTAAACAGCTCTACCCTCCCCTTGGGGATTTAAAATCTTTGTaatatgatgtttttcatgattCTTGTAATTGGTTTGATTCAGTCGATGTTGTGTTGATTGGATTTATGAAGTTTTTGGTAGGgttgtatttatttgcttaTTGTGGATGTCTCTCAAAAATCTCAATCGAGATTTAAACTCTCAATGAGAATAAACGAAAAGGATTAAGTAAAAATAGCCCCATTGATTAAATGTTATGTTACTGAGCCAAATGTATATTGTTAGTAGCAGCTGAATATAGCCTCATATTAGCATCTGGGGTGATTTGTAAACTTTGGTTGAGAtcctaaaaaaaaatcctttcaaAATATGTATTCTAGCAGTGTTGGTTGGAAGATCTTAGATCAGGACGACTGGACAGAGAGTCTGTCTTCTGGGGCAGAAGGGACAGTAGGGGGCTGGATGTGTTGACCTCTTCCTTCATGCGTGTCCTTCACTTGTTGGGTAAAGACAAAGCCTTATAGCTTCGCTGCTCTCCAACTGTGTCCAGCTGTTGTCAGAGTTTTCAGCTGTTGGGAACAGATCAGGCACTGACATTTCATAAGACACTGACGAACAGGAGTTTTTGTGCCTGCATGTGAACTtccacatttgtgtgtttgtatttgtatggaCATGTCATGAAAATCCACTGGACTGGAGGAGGGAAGGTGCATTATGGGGCACGCTACTTCTTTGGTGTGCATTACCAGGATTGGATCAAGGCATTAATGTTCTGTGCAGTTATTATGGCTTTACTTTGCAAAGCAGCGTGCCCATTGGATGAGAGTTTGCACAGTATACTTCACATTGAAAACCACAATAAGTGACCTACATGACTAAGAACAGAGGTAACATTAATGTGTTATAATGTGTGGATTGTATTATATAACCCTTCCTCATTAACATTGCTCTGCAGTGTGACCACTACAGGAGGGGCATCATATCGGGCTCGTCCTGCAAGGCTCTGTGTGACCAGAGAACTCTGACCCTGCAGCACTGCatgtccacctcctccacacatCAGGTaaaattaacacacaaacacacacacaaaacactgtacatacacacccacacaaaaagtTTTGGCTAAAGAAGTCATTTGCAAATTTATGTTGATGTTCTTTGCTTTGCTGTTCAGTCCCTGAGTGCTTATTCAAATGATATTCCATCGATGCCTGCATGTTCATATACAAGCATTTAGAAGCATGTTTTCTCACATATCCTCACATGTGCAGGTGTACAGTGGAGTGTGGAATGAGAGGCCTGTTGTGATCAAGTGCGGCATCGAGGATCCTGTGAAGATCGATGGGGCTCCGGCCTCTGTGCTGCGACAGGAGATGAGCTTGTTCGACAAACCCACTCGTGGAACCTCCATGGATGAATTTAAAGAGATGCTGCACAGTTACCtcaaggtttgttttgttttcagcgATTACATACTATCACCTTAATTTCAGTTTAgttcatttcagtttattttaaaaaaacaggTAGGAATAAAACATAGCATGAATATTAAGTAACATAAAGAGTTCATCTTTAgtccaaaaaagagtaggaAGTAATCTTCTGTATCTCTCTgtaacaatacaaataaataaatacatgaataataCATATTTAACCAGACACTGTCAACCCCCCTCTTGCAGGTGAACCTTGGTGATCAGTCGTCCCTGAGCACCTTGGTGGACAGGGTCATCACTCTTGCTGACATCAACCAGGATGGCAAAGTGACTCTAGCCGAGGCCAAATCTATCTGGGCTCTCCTCCAGATCAACGAGTTCCTCCTGATGGTGGCGCTGCACGAGAAAGAGCACACCCCCAAGCTGCTCGGCTTCTGCGGAGACTTGTATGTGACGGAGCGCGTGGGCCACAGCTCCCTCTACAGGCTGGAGGTGCCTCATTACCTGCAGGCCCTGGTCCCTGAGGCCCTGAGTTTAGGCCTGAACCACTGGCTCGCGCCGACGTGGCCCCTGAGAGCTCGCATCACCATAGGCCTGCTGGAGTTTGTGGAGGAGGTGTTCCACGGCTCCTACGGCAGTTTCCTAATCTGTGACGCCAGTCCACTACATGTGGGCTACAACGCAAAATATGACTGCAAGATGGTCAACCTGCACAGTGTGGCGTCTGAGGCGGTTGTGCGGGGGTTTCTGAAGGGACGGCGGTGCGAGACCAACGCAGACTGCACCTACGGCCGGGATTGCACGGCCACCTGCGATCGGCTGGTGAAGCAGTGTAACACTGAGGTCGTGCAGCCCAATCTCGCCAAGGTGTGCGTGCTGCTGCAGGACTTCCTGCTGTTCGGGGCGCCGTCAGACCTGCGCGGAGACCTGGAGAAGCAGCTGCGCACCTGTGTGACGCTGAGCGGCTTGGCGAGCCAGATGGAGGTGCATCACTCGCTGGTCCTCAACAACCTGAAGACGTTACTGTGGAAGAAAATCTCTAACACGCAGTACTCGTGAAAACAGGCTGAGATCATCCAGCCTGCACTATGAATCATAACAGGAACATGAGtcgttttcttttctcctgaatCTGTGCCAAGCATTCTCGAGGGTGGTGGTTACTTATGTacaatttataatatattttctcCCTTCACTGACTGAATAACAGGAAGCTGTGAACTAATGAATTCAGATGGACGTGCACAGCACAGGCCTTAAGTTGCCTGGGCAACTGCCCGTTTGCCCGCTTTAACACAGCTGCCCCCCTGGAGAACAGAAACGTGTAATTATTAGTTTGGTGCATAGATATGAGTTATCCCAATAGTTTCTAAAGTTTGACCATATTAAAGTGCGATATAAGCCAGTCaaataagatataaaaaaattatgtaGTTTATTTTCAAAGTATAAATATTGTGGTTTGCAATTGGATAGGTGACTGTGTTAGGCTACAGTCTCctgtaaatgattttaaacatagATATGATTGTGTTTTGAGCTTATCTACGTAGTATGTTAACTTACACTCGCAAAGGGGGGTCGGGAGGTTTCCTTTTTTCATGCTAGAGTAGTGGGCCCTCGAAATGTCTGTACACGTCCCTGGAATCCACAAtatgagaaagaagaggaagatgatctATTATCTTAAAACATCATAAGACCCCCATtatgtttctttaattttttcCCCTGAGCATTATTTTAAATAGCAATTTCATCTGTTTAGAAATCTCAGGGCAATGCCTTTCATTTTATTTGGGGAAACTCTGACCGTCAAgaagtgttttttaaaatgtaCTGGACAATTTGTGGTTTTGTAGATACTCCCTAGTAG
Proteins encoded in this window:
- the dipk1b gene encoding divergent protein kinase domain 1B; the encoded protein is MMPRAVRRLVHMVLFCPLSKGLQSRLPALKVKYLLLAWLGILVASWVLYMQYASYSELCRGHVCHMVICDHYRRGIISGSSCKALCDQRTLTLQHCMSTSSTHQVYSGVWNERPVVIKCGIEDPVKIDGAPASVLRQEMSLFDKPTRGTSMDEFKEMLHSYLKVNLGDQSSLSTLVDRVITLADINQDGKVTLAEAKSIWALLQINEFLLMVALHEKEHTPKLLGFCGDLYVTERVGHSSLYRLEVPHYLQALVPEALSLGLNHWLAPTWPLRARITIGLLEFVEEVFHGSYGSFLICDASPLHVGYNAKYDCKMVNLHSVASEAVVRGFLKGRRCETNADCTYGRDCTATCDRLVKQCNTEVVQPNLAKVCVLLQDFLLFGAPSDLRGDLEKQLRTCVTLSGLASQMEVHHSLVLNNLKTLLWKKISNTQYS
- the mrps2 gene encoding 28S ribosomal protein S2, mitochondrial: MAARALTKGLLGLRQLRAVTTGYSCGGHQYATATSAKPLQPAHDDVSEKVLSLPLDKPDFFRVAELFSVKDLFDARVHLGHKQGCRHRLMEPYLYGCRLDQDIIDLDQTVDHLQQALNFTAHVAYRGGVILFVSRRRQFGHLVESTAQECGEYAHTRYWQGGLLTNAPIQYGPGVRLPDLIVFLSTLNNVFQQHVGIRDAAKMNIPTVGVVDSNCNPCLITYPVPGNDDTLAAMELYCRLFKMTISRAKDKRRQMELVHGLTAPSTPSS